In one window of Littorina saxatilis isolate snail1 linkage group LG11, US_GU_Lsax_2.0, whole genome shotgun sequence DNA:
- the LOC138979874 gene encoding uncharacterized protein: protein MSVALSVLLGAAVLISNSVGVPLRSTGSGLMRTKVGKPMAMPMLQVPVAMEPSFTEPARLDIRDLARRYIDELLMQQIKLQMDKTNLEKFVTEMLMWRKRAFPTPTYPSPNV, encoded by the exons ATGTCTGTTGCATTGTCAGTTCTCTTGGGTGCTGCTGTACTTATATCAAACTCAGTGG GTGTGCCTCTCCGCTCCACTGGGTCGGGTTTGATGCGAACGAAGGTCGGGAAACCCATGGCGATGCCCATGCTACAAGTGCCTGTGGCCATGGAACCTTCGTTTACAGAACCG GCACGCCTTGACATCCGGGACCTTGCCAGACGTTACATTGACGAACTGCTGATGCAGCAGATCAAGCTTCAAATGGACAAGACCAACCTGGAAAAGTTTGTTACTGAGATGCTCATGTGGAGAAAACGTGCCTTCCCCACTCCGACATACCCTTCTCCTAACGTGTAa
- the LOC138979875 gene encoding neuroligin-4, Y-linked-like — protein MTPSFKQMMLNFGLLLVAFISPLNSMTFEDGETISVDTKYGNVRGKSFPSQYHKLPHRWVNVFLGIPYAKRLEQFGGEWREKYRFMHPEDPSWYGTWDATFYRPACPQMPWLIRETIPGFSDTSEDCLFLNIFTPRRRSESSSSTLYPVLVFFHGGGFIMGSSHQYPGIFLAERNVVVVTINYRLNALGFLSTGDRYSPGNYGMYDQVKALKFVKENIVNFRGDSTRITIMGQGSGAASVGLHLISPRSVGLFNQAVMMSGSDLSEWAVLPTADAVEYSKRLAYEVGCPTSENQRLIDCLRYSRSYNEIVNASARVGMLPGKIGNPWGPVVDGQLVGTQVAFLPDPPLSLRRQSRMLKVKILAGLNLDDGAYFIPNLPNLIDGVTQAQFDNILREFLQYRGIEDYNNVFSSLQFQYTYWPVTKNATYIRREIMEMMSDYVFGSAMNHVLDFQVRFNTVYAYVFKYKSWNSYTPPWRGVSHGEELPYVFGFPFINDTYINLTGVYPRQEYDFSDRNISEYMISMITNFTARGDPTPRDQPIFWFRNTTWLEYNLVNHSYLSISNKSENLVNYRQSEFGFWKDYFPVISGRGYYLNEEEIPQPDTASTYEMLTYALAAVGALLIVIVIIMCVVLIRRSSVKKY, from the exons ATGACACCCTCCTTCAAACAGATGATGCTGAACTTCGGGCTTTTGCTCGTTGCGTTTATTTCACCTCTGAATTCGATGACATTCGAAGATGGCGAGACTATCTCCGTGGATACTAAGTACGGGAATGTGAGAGGAAAGAGCTTCCCTTCCCAGTACCATAAACTTCCCCATCGCTGGGTCAACGTCTTTCTCGGCATTCCCTATGCCAAGCGCTTGGAGCAGTTCGGCGGTGAATGGAGGGAGAAGTACCGGTTTATG CATCCAGAAGACCCCTCATGGTACGGAACGTGGGATGCGACCTTCTACCGCCCAGCGTGCCCCCAGATGCCCTGGCTGATACGGGAAACCATTCCTGGATTCAGTGACACATCTGAAGACTGTCTCTTCCTCAATATCTTTACACCAAGG AGGCGGTCAGAGTCTTCATCAAGCACGCTGTACCCGGTGCTGGTGTTCTTCCATGGCGGTGGTTTCATCATGGGATCCTCGCACCAGTACCCGGGGATTTTCCTGGCAGAGCGCAACGTTGTCGTCGTCACCATCAATTATCGTCTCAACGCTCTAG GTTTCCTAAGTACAGGTGACAGGTATTCACCAGGTAACTACGGAATGTACGACCAGGTAAAAGCCCTCAAATTCGTCAAGGAAAACATCGTTAACTTCCGTGGTGACAGCACTCGCATCACGATCATGGGACAGGGGTCCGGTGCTGCTAGCGTGGGACTGCATCTTATTTCTCCTCGTTCAGTTG GCCTGTTCAATCAAGCCGTCATGATGAGCGGGTCAGACCTGAGTGAGTGGGCCGTCCTTCCCACTGCGGACGCTGTGGAATATTCCAAACGTCTGGCGTACGAAGTGGGCTGTCCCACCTCCGAGAACCAGCGGCTCATCGACTGTCTCCGCTACTCACGCAGCTACAATGAGATTGTCAACGCTTCCGCTAGAGTGGGCATGCTG CCCGGCAAGATCGGCAACCCGTGGGGCCCAGTGGTGGACGGACAGCTGGTGGGGACTCAGGTGGCCTTTTTGCCCGACCCTCCCCTCTCCTTGCGGCGTCAGAGTCGCATGCTGAAGGTCAAAATCCTGGCTGGCTTGAACTTGGACGATGGCGCCTACTTCATAC CGAATCTGCCCAATCTGATAGATGGCGTGACACAGGCACAGTTTGACAACATCCTGCGAGAGTTTCTGCAGTACCGCGGCATCGAGGATTACAACAATGTCTTCAGCTCTTTGCAGTTCCAGTATACGTACTGGCCCGTCACCAAGAACGCGACGTACATACGGCGTGAAATCATGGAG ATGATGTCTGACTACGTCTTTGGATCAGCCATGAACCACGTGTTGGACTTTCAAGTGCGGTTCAACACTGTGTACGCTTACGTCTTCAAGTACAAGTCATGGAACTCCTACACACCCCCGTGGAGAG GTGTGAGCCATGGAGAGGAACTGCCCTACGTGTTTGGTTTCCCGTTCATTAACGATACCTACATCAACCTCACGGGCGTCTACCCGCGGCAGGAGTACGATTTTTCCGACAGGAACATCTCTGAATACATGATTTCTATGATCACCAACTTTACTGCcagagg TGACCCAACTCCACGAGACCAGCCTATTTTCTGGTTCCGAAACACGACGTGGCTGGAATACAACTTGGTCAACCACAGTTATCTTTCCATCAGCAACAAGTCGGAGAATCTCGTCAACTATCGCCAGTCAGAGTTTGGCTTCTGGAAGGACTACTTCCCTGTCATATCGGGCAGAGGATACT ATTTAAACGAGGAAGAGATACCCCAGCCAGACACAGCCAGCACATACGAGATGTTGACATACGCTTTAGCGGCCGTGGGAGCTCTTCTCATtgttatcgtcatcatcatgtgTGTCGTCTTGATACGAAGGTCTTCGGTGAAAAAGTACTGA